One segment of Gaiella occulta DNA contains the following:
- a CDS encoding DegT/DnrJ/EryC1/StrS family aminotransferase: MSKYEPHADATPRRSEYLVFGQPEILDEDIDEVVSVLRSRWIGAGPRASRFEEQFRLYTGAAHAVAVSSCTAALHLALLGARIAPGDEVIVPAMTFAATANVVVHAGGVPVIADVDRDTMCLSPTDIERRITPRTRAVIAVHFAGRPFDIDAIFAVADAHGLTVIEDCAHAIETTVGGRHAGTFGAFSAFSFYVTKNVVTAEGGMLLTHDPDAAARARRLALHGLSADAWKRFSDDGFKHYEVEEPGFKYNMTDIQAALGLHQLARVERSLERRNEIWARYDDAFVDLPAATPAPVRPGTRHARHLYTLLLDLDHLDIGRDRVQRELHELGIGTGIHYRALHLHPYYRDRLPDDGASLANATWISERTISLPLGPSLTDDDVDDVIAAVTWVLRRHERARRAGHTTSRQMKPSPGAANPPRAGARST, translated from the coding sequence GTGAGCAAGTATGAGCCACATGCTGACGCCACCCCACGGCGCTCCGAGTACCTGGTCTTCGGCCAGCCGGAGATCCTCGACGAGGACATCGACGAGGTCGTTTCCGTGCTGCGCTCGCGGTGGATCGGCGCGGGACCCCGCGCTTCCCGCTTCGAAGAGCAGTTCCGGCTCTACACGGGCGCCGCGCACGCAGTCGCCGTGAGCTCGTGCACCGCCGCGCTGCACCTCGCACTGCTCGGCGCTCGGATCGCTCCCGGAGACGAGGTGATCGTCCCCGCCATGACGTTCGCTGCGACGGCGAACGTGGTCGTCCACGCAGGCGGCGTGCCGGTGATCGCCGACGTCGACCGCGACACCATGTGCCTTTCGCCCACCGACATCGAACGGCGCATCACGCCGCGCACGCGGGCGGTGATCGCTGTCCATTTCGCCGGCCGCCCGTTCGACATCGACGCGATCTTCGCCGTCGCAGACGCACACGGCCTCACGGTGATCGAGGACTGCGCACACGCGATCGAGACGACCGTCGGCGGTCGCCACGCGGGCACCTTCGGCGCCTTCTCGGCCTTCAGCTTCTACGTCACCAAGAACGTCGTCACCGCCGAGGGCGGGATGCTCCTCACGCACGATCCCGACGCCGCGGCGCGCGCGCGGCGCCTCGCCCTGCATGGCCTCAGCGCCGACGCCTGGAAGCGGTTCTCCGACGACGGCTTCAAGCACTACGAGGTGGAAGAGCCGGGGTTCAAGTACAACATGACGGACATCCAGGCCGCGCTCGGCCTGCACCAGCTGGCCCGGGTCGAGCGGAGTCTCGAGCGCCGGAACGAGATCTGGGCCCGCTACGACGACGCGTTCGTGGACCTTCCGGCGGCGACCCCGGCCCCGGTCCGACCCGGGACCCGGCACGCGCGGCACCTCTACACGCTGCTCCTCGACCTCGACCACCTCGACATCGGCCGCGATCGTGTCCAGCGGGAGCTGCACGAGCTCGGAATCGGAACCGGGATCCACTACCGGGCGCTGCACCTGCACCCCTACTACCGTGACCGCCTCCCGGACGACGGCGCCTCGCTCGCGAACGCGACCTGGATCTCGGAGCGGACGATCTCGCTTCCGCTCGGGCCGTCGCTGACCGACGACGACGTCGACGACGTGATCGCGGCGGTCACCTGGGTGCTACGGCGTCACGAGCGGGCCCGGCGCGCAGGCCACACGACGTCGAGGCAGATGAAGCCCTCTCCCGGCGCCGCCAACCCGCCGCGTGCGGGAGCTCGCTCGACGTGA
- a CDS encoding glycosyltransferase family 4 protein — protein MARVYRTFARSGSIASLFVRDIERLSHDVDVTAVCSTKRRVQTSAPVRFLDVEPVLTGSGRISYAVECATFARRATRALQNASPSFDVVHAEGFACLWADVVTAHAVRSAEVEHYFENVEPAAGLRKRLSPLLFRPQVRVAAGIEKTLYRSPAPLVICPSQRVKDDLARWHDIPAELVEVIPYGIDIAAFRHDGAARSRIRRQEGTADETTVILSVGDEFERKGVARLIEALGRSSARAELWVIGGDDPGRYVEQARSTGVADRVRFLGRKPFEELPAWYAACDVLAVISRQDSWAIPVIEGMAAGRAVLASEYTGSNEAITNGRTGYVVSRDGDPGEIASLLDGPLADPATRAAIGAHAAADAHRFDAEVAYAELLDVYERAALRRTRRPVPLRVRQQPAGHALPNTSAAPSAAL, from the coding sequence GTGGCGCGCGTCTACCGCACGTTCGCGCGGTCGGGATCGATCGCGTCGCTGTTCGTGCGGGACATCGAACGCCTGAGCCATGACGTCGACGTCACCGCGGTGTGCTCCACGAAGCGCCGCGTGCAGACGAGCGCCCCCGTCCGCTTCCTCGACGTCGAGCCGGTGCTCACGGGCAGCGGCCGGATCAGCTACGCAGTCGAGTGCGCGACCTTCGCCCGGAGGGCGACCCGGGCACTCCAGAACGCGTCGCCCTCCTTCGACGTCGTCCACGCCGAAGGGTTCGCCTGCCTGTGGGCCGACGTGGTCACCGCTCACGCCGTCCGCTCCGCCGAGGTCGAGCACTACTTCGAGAACGTCGAGCCGGCGGCAGGGCTGCGCAAGCGCCTGAGCCCTCTCCTGTTCAGGCCTCAGGTGCGTGTCGCGGCCGGCATCGAGAAGACGCTCTATCGCTCGCCGGCCCCGCTCGTGATCTGCCCGTCGCAGCGCGTCAAGGACGACCTGGCCCGCTGGCACGACATCCCGGCCGAGCTGGTGGAGGTGATCCCGTACGGCATTGACATCGCGGCCTTCCGCCACGACGGCGCCGCCCGCTCGCGCATCCGCCGGCAGGAGGGCACGGCCGACGAGACCACGGTAATCCTGTCGGTCGGAGACGAGTTCGAGCGCAAGGGCGTCGCACGGCTGATCGAAGCGCTCGGCAGATCGTCGGCTCGGGCGGAGCTGTGGGTCATCGGCGGCGACGATCCGGGTCGCTACGTCGAGCAGGCCCGATCGACCGGTGTCGCCGATCGGGTTCGCTTCCTCGGCCGGAAGCCGTTCGAGGAGCTTCCCGCCTGGTATGCGGCGTGCGATGTCCTGGCCGTCATCAGCCGGCAGGACAGCTGGGCGATCCCGGTGATCGAGGGCATGGCCGCCGGCCGCGCCGTGCTCGCGAGCGAGTACACGGGTTCGAACGAGGCGATCACGAATGGGAGAACGGGCTATGTCGTGTCCCGAGACGGCGATCCGGGCGAGATCGCATCGCTGCTCGACGGGCCGCTGGCCGATCCGGCCACGCGCGCGGCGATCGGCGCCCACGCCGCAGCCGACGCGCACCGCTTCGACGCCGAGGTCGCGTATGCGGAGCTGCTCGACGTCTACGAGCGGGCAGCGCTGCGACGTACGCGGCGGCCGGTGCCGCTGAGAGTGCGTCAACAGCCCGCCGGACATGCCCTCCCGAACACCTCGGCCGCCCCGAGCGCCGCCTTGTGA
- a CDS encoding glycosyltransferase family 4 protein, with translation MRVALVYRSFNLGGSLPRFHVELARYLAGRGHDVNVYSSAAGTERGLAPDCTFHDVPVRTIAGGSGPSARELRTFARAAAAMLDGAAYDVVHARAPSTWVADVLHLPGIQRGEAELGGYSSARWLASRLRHPGNAARYAIERLAIRNPRVARFHTDAPVVRDHLIRFYGIDEERIRVVPPGINAEEFFPGDRLAARRAVGLPADGRPLVLFCGHDFQRKGLDRAILAAAASRTRFELVVVGSNAAQHRFEDIALGCGVRERVHFVGATADSWRFYRAADAFVLPTRADIWGVTVMEAMACGITPIVSDAAGSASAIEHGVDGFVLPEPLDVRRLADTVDRVVSDPELRRAMAPRCRDTALRFTWREHGRRVEQDLEEIVAARKRPPSGRAPDAAGRLLMDRRCAQRSTSSR, from the coding sequence GTGCGCGTCGCGCTCGTCTACCGCAGCTTCAATCTCGGCGGCAGCCTGCCGAGATTCCATGTCGAGCTTGCCCGCTACCTCGCCGGCCGCGGACACGACGTGAACGTGTACTCGAGCGCAGCCGGCACCGAGCGTGGGCTGGCACCCGACTGCACGTTCCACGACGTACCCGTGCGCACGATCGCCGGCGGCTCCGGGCCGTCCGCCCGCGAGCTGCGAACCTTCGCGAGGGCGGCCGCCGCGATGCTCGACGGCGCCGCGTACGACGTCGTCCATGCCCGCGCGCCGAGCACGTGGGTCGCCGACGTGCTCCACCTTCCCGGCATCCAGCGGGGTGAGGCAGAGCTCGGGGGATACTCGAGCGCCCGCTGGCTCGCAAGCCGGCTACGCCATCCCGGGAACGCTGCCCGCTACGCGATCGAGCGCCTGGCGATACGCAATCCTCGCGTCGCGCGCTTCCACACGGACGCACCCGTCGTGCGCGATCACCTGATCCGCTTCTACGGCATCGACGAGGAAAGGATCCGGGTCGTCCCCCCGGGGATCAATGCCGAGGAGTTCTTCCCCGGCGACCGGCTCGCGGCGAGACGCGCCGTCGGACTTCCCGCCGACGGCCGTCCGCTCGTCCTCTTCTGCGGTCACGACTTCCAGCGCAAGGGATTGGATCGCGCGATCCTCGCAGCCGCGGCGTCCCGGACGCGGTTCGAGCTCGTCGTCGTCGGGAGCAACGCCGCACAGCACCGCTTCGAGGACATCGCGCTCGGGTGTGGGGTGCGCGAGCGTGTGCACTTCGTCGGTGCCACTGCCGATTCCTGGCGGTTCTACCGGGCCGCGGACGCCTTCGTCCTCCCCACCCGAGCGGACATCTGGGGAGTCACGGTGATGGAGGCGATGGCCTGCGGCATCACGCCGATCGTGAGCGACGCGGCAGGCTCCGCAAGCGCGATCGAGCATGGGGTGGACGGCTTCGTGCTCCCCGAGCCCCTCGATGTTCGGCGGCTCGCCGACACCGTCGACCGTGTCGTCAGCGACCCCGAGCTCCGTCGTGCGATGGCGCCGCGCTGCCGCGACACCGCCCTCCGATTCACATGGAGAGAGCACGGCCGGCGCGTCGAGCAGGATCTCGAGGAGATCGTCGCGGCTCGCAAACGTCCGCCGTCGGGACGTGCTCCCGACGCCGCCGGCCGCCTGCTCATGGACAGGCGTTGCGCGCAGCGATCGACGTCCAGCCGCTAG
- the asnB gene encoding asparagine synthase (glutamine-hydrolyzing) gives MCGIVGMAAMAGSALPPAEAFDRAVAALRHRGPDGSGVHLDARVALGHTRLSIIDVEGGAQPLANEDGTVLTVFNGEIWNHEALRGELEASGHRFRTRCDTEVLVHGWEQWGEGLLARLDGMFAFALWDDRDGRLVLARDRSGKKPLYVMDTPAGIAFGSDARSVLLVTDARPEIDQRAVAEYLLQRYTVSPRTLFRGVERLEPGTVLVFDGSRAERRAYWTLDVEDEEPLHPGDLRELLREAVRKRLMSDVPLGVLLSGGLDSTAVLGLAREAGAEGIDTFTIGFADALYDERALARLAAERHGARHHEVVVDSASFLEALPRLAWYRDEPIAEPSEIPLLLLAEFAGRHVKVALGGDGGDELFGGYPKYRAERLLRLRGPIPTSVLARLAQVGPRRRTHRRLGRAAETLAIEPEQLRWASWFRSFAAPEIGSMLAPEFAQTAAPDRLTEPLARKLAPYSSIDAGRRMLLGDYFTYLPDNMLLRADKVLMSASLEGRVPLLDRALVERVSRVPATDRFGWRTGKTLFRAAVHDLLPAELLDAPKRGFPVPIAGLLVGDGNRLLERLLLSERALERGILRPEAVTALVRGETSMVERELALFTLASLELWLRTNVDQVTLAPPTSLSEALGDEAMPSRSVA, from the coding sequence ATGTGCGGCATCGTCGGCATGGCTGCCATGGCCGGCTCCGCTCTGCCCCCGGCCGAGGCGTTCGACCGGGCCGTGGCCGCGCTGCGCCACCGGGGCCCCGACGGCTCCGGCGTCCACCTCGACGCGCGCGTCGCGCTCGGCCACACCCGGCTGAGCATCATCGACGTCGAAGGCGGCGCACAACCCCTGGCCAACGAAGACGGCACCGTGCTGACCGTCTTCAACGGAGAGATCTGGAACCACGAGGCGCTCCGCGGCGAGCTCGAGGCGAGCGGGCACCGCTTCCGCACGCGCTGTGACACGGAGGTGCTCGTACACGGCTGGGAACAATGGGGAGAAGGCCTGCTCGCACGTCTCGACGGGATGTTCGCGTTCGCGTTGTGGGACGACAGGGACGGGCGCCTCGTGCTCGCACGCGACAGGTCGGGCAAGAAGCCGCTCTACGTCATGGACACCCCGGCGGGGATCGCGTTCGGCTCCGACGCGCGCTCCGTGCTGCTCGTCACGGATGCACGACCGGAGATCGACCAGCGGGCCGTCGCCGAGTACCTCTTGCAGCGATACACGGTCTCGCCGCGCACGCTGTTCCGCGGCGTCGAGCGGCTCGAGCCGGGAACCGTGCTCGTGTTCGACGGCTCGCGGGCCGAGCGCCGGGCGTACTGGACGCTCGACGTCGAGGACGAGGAGCCGTTGCATCCCGGCGACCTCCGTGAGCTCCTACGCGAGGCGGTGCGCAAGAGGCTGATGAGCGACGTGCCGCTCGGCGTCCTCCTCAGCGGCGGGCTCGACTCCACGGCTGTCCTCGGGCTCGCTCGGGAGGCGGGCGCGGAAGGCATCGACACGTTCACGATCGGGTTCGCCGACGCGCTGTACGACGAGCGCGCCCTCGCCCGCCTCGCCGCCGAGCGGCACGGCGCACGGCATCACGAGGTCGTCGTCGACAGCGCGTCGTTCCTCGAGGCGCTTCCCCGGCTCGCCTGGTACCGCGACGAGCCGATCGCAGAGCCGTCCGAGATCCCTCTGCTGCTGCTCGCCGAGTTCGCGGGACGGCACGTCAAGGTCGCCCTCGGCGGCGACGGCGGCGACGAGCTCTTCGGGGGCTATCCGAAGTACCGGGCCGAGCGCCTCCTCCGCCTGCGCGGCCCGATCCCCACCTCGGTGCTCGCCCGCCTGGCGCAGGTGGGACCGCGCAGACGCACCCATCGGCGGCTCGGGAGAGCCGCCGAGACGCTCGCGATCGAGCCCGAGCAGCTTCGCTGGGCATCATGGTTCCGCTCGTTCGCGGCACCCGAGATCGGATCGATGCTCGCGCCCGAATTCGCGCAGACGGCCGCGCCCGACCGCCTGACCGAGCCGCTCGCGCGCAAGCTCGCACCGTATTCGTCGATCGACGCAGGCCGCCGGATGCTGCTCGGCGACTACTTCACCTACCTTCCCGACAACATGCTCCTGCGTGCCGACAAGGTCCTGATGTCGGCATCGCTGGAGGGCCGCGTCCCGCTCCTCGATCGCGCGCTCGTCGAACGCGTCAGCAGGGTCCCGGCGACCGATCGCTTCGGCTGGCGCACGGGAAAGACGCTCTTCCGCGCTGCCGTTCACGACCTCCTGCCCGCGGAGCTGCTCGATGCGCCGAAGCGCGGGTTCCCCGTCCCGATCGCGGGACTGCTCGTCGGCGACGGGAACCGGCTGCTGGAGCGCCTGCTGCTCTCCGAGCGGGCACTCGAGCGCGGGATCCTCCGTCCCGAAGCCGTCACCGCCCTCGTGCGCGGGGAGACCTCGATGGTCGAGCGCGAGCTGGCGCTGTTCACGCTGGCCTCTCTCGAGCTGTGGCTCCGCACCAACGTCGACCAGGTCACGCTCGCGCCGCCCACCTCCCTGAGCGAGGCGCTCGGCGACGAGGCAATGCCGTCGAGAAGCGTCGCGTGA
- the wecB gene encoding non-hydrolyzing UDP-N-acetylglucosamine 2-epimerase, translating into MTPAEPAKAKIVYVVGARPNFVKMAPVVAALRARLPEAAHVIVHTGQHYDKAMSDVFVDQLGMPQPDHLLGVGSGTHAQQTARVMERLEPILEEERPDLVIVPGDVNSTLAASLVAAKLRLPTAHLEAGLRSFDRSMPEEINRIVADEFADLLLAHSDEALENLAREGIEASRVHLVGNTMIDALVACETRFRSLDVAASMGLEPGGYVLVTLHRPALVDGPLLGSVMDELERLSETAPVVFPVHPRTRVRLDGRATGGRVILLDPIGYLEFLSLEADAGAVLTDSGGVQEETSYLGVPCFTLRDSTERPVTVRLGTNTMLGLDPAAIRHVSLLRRPAERPHITAWDGRAAERVADVVADYLASHT; encoded by the coding sequence GTGACCCCGGCCGAGCCCGCCAAGGCCAAGATCGTCTACGTCGTCGGGGCCCGGCCGAACTTCGTGAAGATGGCGCCCGTGGTCGCGGCGCTGCGGGCACGACTGCCCGAAGCCGCGCATGTCATCGTCCACACCGGGCAGCACTACGACAAGGCGATGTCGGATGTCTTCGTCGACCAGCTCGGCATGCCCCAGCCCGATCATCTGCTCGGCGTGGGATCGGGCACGCACGCACAGCAAACCGCACGCGTGATGGAGCGCCTGGAGCCGATCCTCGAGGAGGAACGCCCTGACCTCGTGATCGTCCCCGGAGACGTGAACTCGACGCTCGCCGCGTCGCTCGTCGCCGCGAAGCTCCGCTTGCCGACCGCCCATCTCGAGGCAGGGCTGCGCAGCTTCGACCGCTCGATGCCGGAGGAGATCAACCGCATCGTCGCCGACGAGTTCGCGGATCTCCTGCTCGCCCACTCGGACGAGGCGCTCGAAAACCTCGCGCGGGAGGGAATCGAGGCGTCGCGAGTGCACCTCGTCGGCAACACGATGATCGACGCGCTCGTCGCGTGCGAGACGCGCTTCCGCTCGCTGGACGTGGCCGCCTCGATGGGGCTCGAGCCGGGTGGCTACGTCCTCGTCACCCTGCATCGCCCGGCGCTCGTCGACGGCCCGCTCCTGGGCTCCGTGATGGACGAGCTGGAGCGGCTCTCCGAGACAGCGCCCGTCGTGTTCCCGGTTCATCCCCGGACGCGCGTCCGGTTGGATGGCCGTGCGACCGGAGGCCGAGTCATCCTGCTCGACCCGATCGGCTACCTCGAGTTCCTCTCGCTCGAGGCAGATGCGGGAGCGGTGCTCACCGACTCGGGAGGAGTGCAGGAGGAGACGTCCTACCTCGGCGTCCCCTGCTTCACGCTCCGGGACTCGACCGAGCGCCCGGTCACCGTGCGGCTCGGGACGAACACGATGCTCGGCCTCGACCCCGCCGCGATCCGGCACGTGTCGCTCCTGCGAAGGCCCGCAGAGCGCCCGCACATCACCGCGTGGGACGGAAGAGCGGCCGAGCGGGTCGCCGACGTCGTCGCCGACTACCTGGCGTCGCACACGTGA
- a CDS encoding WecB/TagA/CpsF family glycosyltransferase: protein MSNRTIAVDREHRRTILACPIDLLTLEQTVERLVELIKAGGLHSQLSLNAAKVVEAHRSSELRGFLERATIVSADGQALVWAGKVLGVAIPERVAGIDLFTALLAAMEREDLSAYFLGAREEVIARTVEVIAARHPRLRIAGSHHGHFPSADDERIATEIGETSPDALFVGMSSPRKESWIDAQQPLTGARLAMGVGGSFDVVAGLTKRAPRLLQRLGLEWAYRTAQEPRRLAGRYARTNGAFVKLVADELASRRRARGRRP, encoded by the coding sequence ATGAGCAACCGCACGATCGCGGTGGATCGTGAGCATCGCCGCACGATTCTCGCGTGCCCGATCGACCTCCTCACGCTCGAGCAAACCGTCGAGCGGCTGGTCGAGCTCATCAAGGCGGGCGGCCTCCACTCCCAGCTCTCGCTCAATGCGGCGAAGGTGGTGGAGGCGCACCGCAGCTCCGAGCTGCGCGGCTTCCTCGAGCGCGCGACGATCGTGAGCGCGGATGGGCAAGCTCTCGTGTGGGCAGGCAAGGTGCTCGGCGTCGCGATCCCCGAGCGGGTGGCCGGCATCGATCTCTTCACGGCGTTGCTCGCTGCCATGGAGCGCGAGGATCTCTCCGCGTACTTCCTCGGGGCGCGGGAAGAGGTGATCGCCAGGACCGTGGAGGTGATCGCCGCACGCCATCCCCGCCTGCGCATCGCAGGCTCTCACCACGGTCATTTCCCGTCCGCCGACGACGAGCGCATAGCGACGGAGATCGGCGAGACCTCACCCGACGCGCTGTTCGTAGGCATGAGCTCTCCACGAAAGGAGAGCTGGATCGACGCACAGCAGCCGCTCACCGGCGCCCGCCTGGCGATGGGAGTGGGTGGCTCATTCGACGTCGTCGCAGGCCTGACCAAGCGGGCACCCCGGTTGCTGCAGCGGCTCGGGCTCGAATGGGCCTACCGCACCGCGCAGGAGCCGCGACGTCTTGCGGGACGCTATGCGCGAACGAACGGGGCGTTCGTCAAGCTCGTCGCCGACGAGCTGGCAAGCCGCCGCCGTGCGCGAGGGAGGCGCCCGTGA
- a CDS encoding glycosyltransferase family 4 protein, translating into MRLLIGMPDPGTRSGPNACEPPFVAALRALDVEVTEQTFVFGDNLEAVGAASRINRVVRTAWRLRKAARARRFDLVHLNTSFDAKTVARDSVTLLLLGRSIAPVFLKLHGSDATVLTRGSRPVRWLARHVLDRAAAIGVLSSEERDAFVAAGIPARKLHVVPNALPAVPATTSHECFLATYALPPKTPLLLFISRLVPTKGLLDAVRACGLLRDRGRRVVLCCVGDGPARADAEAEAARLELGESVRFFGYLPEAEATAFYHRCDALVFPTFHDEGLPIVLLNALAAGLPILTTRTRAAIDYLEEPDTCLWVQPHRPDCLADRVEELLDDEALRAGMRKRERECARQFEPANVARVYADLYAGISAAAKASP; encoded by the coding sequence ATGCGGCTACTGATCGGCATGCCCGACCCCGGTACGCGCAGCGGCCCGAACGCCTGCGAACCGCCATTCGTCGCCGCGTTGCGTGCGCTCGACGTCGAGGTGACCGAGCAGACCTTCGTGTTCGGCGACAACCTCGAGGCCGTCGGCGCAGCCTCCCGCATCAACCGCGTCGTGCGCACGGCATGGCGGCTGCGGAAGGCCGCCCGCGCGCGGCGCTTCGACCTCGTGCACTTGAACACGTCGTTCGACGCCAAGACGGTGGCCCGCGACAGCGTCACGCTTCTCCTGCTTGGCCGTTCGATCGCACCCGTCTTTCTCAAGCTGCACGGCTCCGACGCGACCGTGCTGACTCGAGGCTCCCGCCCCGTGCGCTGGCTCGCGCGCCACGTACTCGACCGGGCAGCCGCGATCGGCGTCCTCTCCTCCGAGGAGCGGGACGCGTTCGTGGCCGCAGGGATCCCCGCACGAAAGCTCCACGTCGTTCCGAACGCGCTTCCGGCCGTCCCGGCGACCACGTCCCACGAGTGTTTCCTCGCCACGTACGCGCTCCCCCCGAAGACGCCGCTGCTGCTCTTCATCTCGCGGCTCGTGCCGACGAAGGGGCTCCTCGATGCAGTGCGCGCGTGCGGCCTCCTGCGTGACCGCGGTCGACGCGTTGTCCTCTGCTGTGTCGGCGACGGCCCCGCTCGCGCCGACGCCGAAGCCGAAGCGGCGCGCCTCGAGCTCGGAGAGAGCGTTCGCTTCTTCGGGTACCTCCCCGAGGCAGAGGCGACAGCCTTCTATCACCGCTGCGACGCACTCGTCTTCCCCACCTTCCACGACGAGGGTCTGCCGATCGTGCTGCTCAATGCGCTCGCAGCCGGCCTGCCGATCCTGACGACGCGTACGCGTGCCGCGATCGACTACCTCGAAGAGCCCGACACCTGTCTCTGGGTGCAACCGCACCGGCCCGACTGCCTGGCCGACCGCGTCGAAGAGCTCCTCGACGACGAGGCGCTGCGGGCCGGGATGAGAAAGCGCGAACGCGAGTGCGCACGACAGTTCGAGCCCGCGAACGTCGCTCGCGTCTACGCCGACCTCTACGCCGGCATCAGCGCGGCCGCCAAGGCGTCTCCATGA